The following proteins are co-located in the Apium graveolens cultivar Ventura chromosome 5, ASM990537v1, whole genome shotgun sequence genome:
- the LOC141659070 gene encoding uncharacterized protein LOC141659070 isoform X1, with amino-acid sequence MAERKLHLPDDLLSSKSLDQSWMPHVEASGEDADEKMLGMFDESKADQLASESSIPLSPQWLYAKPSDTKMVVTYFETRAPSTLSLGNSTDANQNEAWRLEGADDKKDWRRIPNDVESGRRWREEERETGLLGRRDRRKIDRRVENAPGRENPDSRTVPAADRWHDVNNRSSSHEAKRDGKWSSRWGPDDKEKESRTEKRADADKEDAPSDNQVNVNNNRAVSERDADARDKWRPRHRMEGNSSGPGSYRAAPGFGPERGRVEGSNVGFAVGRGRSSVVRSPSSGPITDVDFNTERSVPGKLSLLREAYCYPRAKLLDIYRRRQHDSSFDTIPDNWEEVLPVTQLTNVDPLAFVAPSIEEEVLIADIWNGKVINSGASYNSFRKAFSSDNSGDVGDLDDTTGKEVLVDFSERYRDDDINQPDNAKFNLNEGDVHHNRGQKTPVTVEGMVFDKITSKTSNNDCSHVQEFSDTYQFASHIKNSDLAFAPLFEGIESSASHGSGTTFPVDLSLAHVKSSEQYWIGNKQAPEERPEACNKEYQLERITPPEELSLYYCDPQGEIQGPFLGVDIISWFEQGFFGADLPVRLEDASEETPFRQLGEVMPYLQGMTEYAGNTERSSKMETSGAFDGMLDAKLSASIPVSEMIHSMDDPRWQLSEFDALSANNVQSRMSEHKSLSTIPYSEGQTFQEYVAQDEEIVLPGRPGSSGNPGKTSRDTGDFSVSMFGEPSAKELIDSHMQNSKSNQLHPFGLLWSELEGTYSRNDITSNVPFNGGIQDQHMNSIGVKYATFASTDSIRGADTWSDVYRSNMPSEANMYHDAMNNIQLSRFDQESKCFDLADKLLPQQFQPNHLQQHNLLSHGHLNDSILERVSHRNMMHQQQLASQTGQELEHLLALQLQQRQLQLQQHHQLQQQQQQQILLKEQQQTQARHQLLEQLLQNQMGEPIRGQSRLDALRSINAVDQVLLNQHMVNELQRPHHLPSNMDPSIEHLIQAKFAQTMHHGHQQSDLMELLSRSKHGQMQPLEHQILQEQLNGWQLPMGLRQRVEIEDRQRVSAWPVDEPIQFLGNSAGGVHRSGSAGIGQIEFYQQQRRPSPEEHMSHLERNLSLQDQIQRGLYNPGLMQFERSMSLPGGGPGMSLDMINSLARVQGLDMQEPGARMQLDGQVPGFSGVYSQQSNHPSVANMFRPSHLDAVDGQWSENNGQLPNDWMESRIQQLQINMRHKRQSEAGRAAEDPSLWMSAGSSDDTSKRLLMELLQQKPGDQPTEPLEVAGVSHDKRLPTSSHYTGTNPSNRSFNLLSDQEPDMNQSFALGSYGSNLGGPLHNKVIEEQATGLESSERILHRSNSGALHDRSPYFSGTDENSQAIYPNANRTGNSSTDFLDLERKMHGSKSEGGTMKVSIYDSSDEIVQHAGVAAIICGNMSNNVMSRHTSQTGVVTGIYDNKIQKSSSVGEDGAKDRMAAVASKRQENVLSKRPPPSRASSSQEGLSDMTSDSITRGKNMFSTMLPSEGGRRAWEITSNQPVEILSSKTDVRFRRTSSCGDADVSETTSFSDMLKSSAKKPPQPESHAAAAAAAAESSEGGRSGKKKGKKGRQIDPALLGFKVTSNRIMMGEIQHADDL; translated from the exons ATGGCTGAAAGGAAGCTTCATCTCCCCGACGATCTCCTCTCCTCCAAATCTTTGGATCAGTCTTGGATGCCTCACG TGGAAGCTTCTGGTGAGGATGCAGATGAAAAGATGCTTGGGATGTTTGATGAATCAAAAG CAGATCAATTAGCATCTGAAAGCAGCATTCCCTTGTCTCCCCAGTGGCTTTATGCAAAACCAAGCGACACCAAGATGGTTGTTACCTATTTT GAAACACGTGCACCGAGCACTTTATCACTTGGAAATTCTACTGATGCCAATCAAAATGAAGCGTGGCGTCTGGAGGGAGCTGATGATAAAAAGGATTGGAGAAGAATACCTAATGATGTCGAAAGTGGTCGACGCTGGcgtgaagaagaaagagagactGGCTTGCTTGGTAGACGAGACCGCAGGAAAATTGATCGTCGTGTAGAAAATGCTCCTGGAAGAGAAAACCCTGATAGTAGAACTGTGCCTGCCGCTGATAGATGGCATGACGTTAATAACCGCAGTTCCAGTCACGAGGCTAAGCGTGATGGCAAGTGGTCATCAAGGTGGGGTCCTGATGACAAGGAGAAGGAATCTCGAACTGAGAAGAGAGCAGATGCAGATAAGGAAGATGCTCCTAGCGACAATCAAGTAAATGTAAATAACAACCGTGCAGTTTCTGAGCGTGATGCCGATGCGCGTGATAAGTGGAGACCACGTCATAGAATGGAGGGAAATTCTAGTGGACCAGGTTCTTATCGTGCTGCACCAGGGTTTGGACCAGAAAGAGGACGAGTAGAGGGTTCAAATGTTGGGTTTGCAGTTGGACGTGGGAGGTCTAGTGTAGTTCGCTCTCCATCTTCAGGTCCCATTACTGATGTAGATTTTAACACGGAGCGAAGTGTACCTGGGAAACTAAGCCTTTTACGTGAGGCTTATTGCTATCCAAGGGCAAAACTTCTCGATATATACCGTAGGCGACAACATGATTCATCTTTTGATACCATACCTGACAATTGGGAGGAAGTACTCCCTGTAACACAACTAACTAATGTTGATCCACTAGCTTTCGTGGCTCCTAGCATAGAGGAGGAG GTCCTCATTGCTGATATATGGAATGGGAAAGTTATCAATAGCGGAGCATCGTATAATTCTTTTAGAAAGGCTTTCTCAAGTGATAATTCTGGTG ATGTAGGAGACTTGGATGATACCACTGGTAAAGAGGTGCTGGTCGATTTCTCTGAAAGATACCGAGATGATGACATAAATCAGCCCGACAATGCTAAATTTAATCTGAACG AGGGAGATGTTCACCATAATAGGGGGCAAAAGACCCCCGTGACTGTCGAGGGGATGGTTTTTGATAAAATTACATCGAAAACATCAAACAATGACTGCAGTCATGTCCAAGAGTTTAGTGATACTTATCAATTTGCttctcatatcaaaaattcagaTTTAGCTTTTGCCCCTCTTTTTGAGGGAATTGAATCTAGTGCTTCACATGGTAGTGGAACTACATTTCCTGTTGATCTAAGCTTGGCACATGTGAAATCCTCGGAGCAGTACTGGATTGGCAACAAGCAGGCACCAGAAGAAAGACCAGAAGCATGTAATAAGGAATATCAGCTGGAAAGGATAACCCCGCCCGAGGAGTTAAGCTTGTACTATTGTGATCCTCAGGGAGAAATTCAGGGGCCTTTTCTTGGGGTAGATATAATTTCATGGTTTGAGCAAGGGTTCTTTGGTGCAGACTTGCCTGTCCGCTTGGAAGATGCTTCTGAAGAAACACCCTTTCGACAACTGGGTGAGGTCATGCCATACCTACAAGGCATGACCGAGTATGCCGGTAACACTGAAAGAAGTTCTAAAATGGAAACCTCTGGGGCTTTTGACGGGATGTTGGATGCCAAGTTATCAGCTTCTATTCCTGTTTCTGAAATGATACATTCTATGGATGATCCAAGATGGCAATTGTCTGAGTTTGATGCTCTTTCAGCGAATAATGTGCAGTCAAGAATGTCTGAGCATAAAAGTTTATCGACAATTCCTTATTCTGAGGGTCAAACCTTTCAAGAATATGTTGCTCAAGATGAAG AAATAGTTTTGCCCGGACGACCTGGAAGTAGTGGAAATCCTGGGAAGACTTCTAGGGACACAGGTGATTTCTCAGTGAGTATGTTTGGTGAACCTTCTGCAAAGGAGTTGATAGACTCTCACATGCAGAACTCGAAAAGTAACCAGTTGCATCCTTTTGGGTTATTATGGTCTGAACTCGAAGGAACGTATTCGAGAAATGATATTACTTCAAATGTGCCTTTCAACGGGGGGATTCAAGATCAGCACATGAACTCTATCGGTGTAAAGTATGCCACATTTGCTTCAACAGATTCTATTCGTGGAGCTGATACATGGTCTGATGTTTATAGAAGCAATATGCCATCTGAAGCAAACATGTATCATGATGCCATGAATAATATCCAGTTGTCACGTTTTGATCAAGAATCAAAGTGCTTTGATTTAGCAGATAAGCTTTTACCTCAACAATTTCAGCCGAATCATCTACAACAACATAATTTGTTATCTCATGGACACTTGAATGATTCGATCCTGGAGCGAGTTTCACATAGGAACATGATGCACCAGCAGCAGTTGGCAAGTCAAACAGGACAAGAACTGGAACACCTTTTGGCACTGCAGCTCCAGCAACGACAACTTCAGCTTCAACAACATCACCAgctgcagcagcaacaacagcagcaaatTTTGCTGAAGGAGCAACAGCAGACACAAGCTCGACATCAGCTCCTTGAACAGTTGTTGCAGAATCAAATGGGTGAACCCATTCGTGGGCAGTCACGCCTTGATGCTTTAAGGTCTATCAATGCTGTCGACCAAGTTTTGTTAAATCAACACATGGTAAATGAATTACAACGTCCGCATCACCTTCCTAGTAATATGGATCCATCCATCGAACATCTTATTCAAGCTAAATTCGCTCAAACGATGCATCATGGGCATCAACAAAGTGATCTGATGGAGCTTCTATCACGTTCAAAACATGGTCAGATGCAGCCTTTGGAACATCAAATCCTTCAAGAGCAGCTGAATGGGTGGCAATTGCCAATGGGTTTGAGGCAGCGTGTGGAAATCGAGGATAGACAGCGTGTATCTGCCTGGCCTGTTGATGAGCCTATCCAGTTTCTCGGTAATTCTGCCGGTGGTGTTCACCGTTCCGGCAGTGCAGGAATTGGCCAAATAGAATTTTACCAACAGCAACGAAGACCATCTCCTGAGGAGCATATGAGCCACCTCGAAAGGAACCTTTCGTTACAAGATCAAATCCAGCGAGGTCTTTATAATCCAGGTTTGATGCAATTTGAGAGGTCAATGTCTTTGCCTGGTGGTGGACCTGGAATGAGCCTGGATATGATAAATTCATTGGCTCGTGTTCAAGGTTTAGATATGCAGGAACCTGGTGCACGAATGCAGCTTGATGGTCAAGTTCCTGGGTTCTCTGGTGTCTACTCCCAACAATCTAACCATCCTTCAGTTGCAAACATGTTTCGCCCCTCTCACTTGGATGCAGTTGATGGACAGTGGTCGGAGAACAATGGTCAACTACCTAATGACTGGATGGAATCTAGGATTCAGCAATTACAGATTAATATGAGGCATAAAAGGCAATCCGAAGCTGGAAGGGCTGCAGAAGATCCAAGTTTATGGATGTCGGCCGGAAGCAGCGATGATACATCAAAGAGGTTGCTTATGGAACTGCTTCAGCAGAAACCAGGTGACCAGCCTACTGAGCCACTGGAGGTGGCCGGGGTATCCCATGATAAAAGGCTACCAACATCTAGTCATTACACAGGGACAAATCCCTCCAATCGTTCATTTAATCTTCTGTCTGATCAAGAACCAGATATGAATCAGTCATTTGCCTTGGGTTCTTATGGTTCTAATTTAGGGGGGCCACTGCATAATAAAGTAATAGAAGAGCAGGCTACTGGTCTTGAAAGTAGTGAAAGGATCTTGCATAGATCTAATTCTGGAGCATTACATGATAGATCTCCATACTTTTCTGGTACGGATGAGAACTCTCAGGCAATCTACCCAAATGCCAACAGGACTGGAAATTCATCTACTGATTTCTTAGATTTGGAGCGAAAAATGCATGGTTCCAAAAGTGAAGGTGGTACAATGAAAGTATCTATATATGATTCCAGTGATGAAATTGTTCAGCATGCAGGGGTAGCTGCTATTATTTGCGGTAATATGTCAAATAATGTCATGAGTAGGCATACTTCACAAACTG GTGTGGTTACTGGCATATATGATAACAAAATCCAGAAAAGTAGCTCTGTTGGAGAAGATGGTGCTAAAGATAG GATGGCAGCTGTAGCCTCTAAAAGACAGGAAAATGTATTGTCGAAACGACCACCGCCTTCGAGGGCTTCATCATCTCAAGAGGGTTTATCTGACATGACTTCTGATTCTATTACTAGAGGAAAAAATATGTTTAGTACTATGCTGCCATCTGAAG GAGGAAGACGGGCATGGGAAATTACTTCTAACCAGCCTGTTGAGATCCTGTCCTCCAAAACAGATGTGCGGTTCAGGAGAACCTCATCCTGTGGGGATGCAGATGTATCAGAGACGACATCATTCAGTGACATGCTTAAAAGCAGTGCCAAAAAGCCACCACAACCAGAGAGTCAcgctgctgctgctgctgctgctgcagAATCATCTGAAGGGGGGCGTAGTGGCAAGAAGAAAGGGAAGAAAGGGAGGCAAATTGATCCTGCTCTTCTTGGTTTCAAGGTTACAAGCAACCGTATAATGATGGGAGAAATACAACATGCAGATGATTTGTGA
- the LOC141659070 gene encoding uncharacterized protein LOC141659070 isoform X4 has product MAERKLHLPDDLLSSKSLDQSWMPHVEASGEDADEKMLGMFDESKDQLASESSIPLSPQWLYAKPSDTKMETRAPSTLSLGNSTDANQNEAWRLEGADDKKDWRRIPNDVESGRRWREEERETGLLGRRDRRKIDRRVENAPGRENPDSRTVPAADRWHDVNNRSSSHEAKRDGKWSSRWGPDDKEKESRTEKRADADKEDAPSDNQVNVNNNRAVSERDADARDKWRPRHRMEGNSSGPGSYRAAPGFGPERGRVEGSNVGFAVGRGRSSVVRSPSSGPITDVDFNTERSVPGKLSLLREAYCYPRAKLLDIYRRRQHDSSFDTIPDNWEEVLPVTQLTNVDPLAFVAPSIEEEVLIADIWNGKVINSGASYNSFRKAFSSDNSGDVGDLDDTTGKEVLVDFSERYRDDDINQPDNAKFNLNEGDVHHNRGQKTPVTVEGMVFDKITSKTSNNDCSHVQEFSDTYQFASHIKNSDLAFAPLFEGIESSASHGSGTTFPVDLSLAHVKSSEQYWIGNKQAPEERPEACNKEYQLERITPPEELSLYYCDPQGEIQGPFLGVDIISWFEQGFFGADLPVRLEDASEETPFRQLGEVMPYLQGMTEYAGNTERSSKMETSGAFDGMLDAKLSASIPVSEMIHSMDDPRWQLSEFDALSANNVQSRMSEHKSLSTIPYSEGQTFQEYVAQDEEIVLPGRPGSSGNPGKTSRDTGDFSVSMFGEPSAKELIDSHMQNSKSNQLHPFGLLWSELEGTYSRNDITSNVPFNGGIQDQHMNSIGVKYATFASTDSIRGADTWSDVYRSNMPSEANMYHDAMNNIQLSRFDQESKCFDLADKLLPQQFQPNHLQQHNLLSHGHLNDSILERVSHRNMMHQQQLASQTGQELEHLLALQLQQRQLQLQQHHQLQQQQQQQILLKEQQQTQARHQLLEQLLQNQMGEPIRGQSRLDALRSINAVDQVLLNQHMVNELQRPHHLPSNMDPSIEHLIQAKFAQTMHHGHQQSDLMELLSRSKHGQMQPLEHQILQEQLNGWQLPMGLRQRVEIEDRQRVSAWPVDEPIQFLGNSAGGVHRSGSAGIGQIEFYQQQRRPSPEEHMSHLERNLSLQDQIQRGLYNPGLMQFERSMSLPGGGPGMSLDMINSLARVQGLDMQEPGARMQLDGQVPGFSGVYSQQSNHPSVANMFRPSHLDAVDGQWSENNGQLPNDWMESRIQQLQINMRHKRQSEAGRAAEDPSLWMSAGSSDDTSKRLLMELLQQKPGDQPTEPLEVAGVSHDKRLPTSSHYTGTNPSNRSFNLLSDQEPDMNQSFALGSYGSNLGGPLHNKVIEEQATGLESSERILHRSNSGALHDRSPYFSGTDENSQAIYPNANRTGNSSTDFLDLERKMHGSKSEGGTMKVSIYDSSDEIVQHAGVAAIICGNMSNNVMSRHTSQTGVVTGIYDNKIQKSSSVGEDGAKDRMAAVASKRQENVLSKRPPPSRASSSQEGLSDMTSDSITRGKNMFSTMLPSEGGRRAWEITSNQPVEILSSKTDVRFRRTSSCGDADVSETTSFSDMLKSSAKKPPQPESHAAAAAAAAESSEGGRSGKKKGKKGRQIDPALLGFKVTSNRIMMGEIQHADDL; this is encoded by the exons ATGGCTGAAAGGAAGCTTCATCTCCCCGACGATCTCCTCTCCTCCAAATCTTTGGATCAGTCTTGGATGCCTCACG TGGAAGCTTCTGGTGAGGATGCAGATGAAAAGATGCTTGGGATGTTTGATGAATCAAAAG ATCAATTAGCATCTGAAAGCAGCATTCCCTTGTCTCCCCAGTGGCTTTATGCAAAACCAAGCGACACCAAGATG GAAACACGTGCACCGAGCACTTTATCACTTGGAAATTCTACTGATGCCAATCAAAATGAAGCGTGGCGTCTGGAGGGAGCTGATGATAAAAAGGATTGGAGAAGAATACCTAATGATGTCGAAAGTGGTCGACGCTGGcgtgaagaagaaagagagactGGCTTGCTTGGTAGACGAGACCGCAGGAAAATTGATCGTCGTGTAGAAAATGCTCCTGGAAGAGAAAACCCTGATAGTAGAACTGTGCCTGCCGCTGATAGATGGCATGACGTTAATAACCGCAGTTCCAGTCACGAGGCTAAGCGTGATGGCAAGTGGTCATCAAGGTGGGGTCCTGATGACAAGGAGAAGGAATCTCGAACTGAGAAGAGAGCAGATGCAGATAAGGAAGATGCTCCTAGCGACAATCAAGTAAATGTAAATAACAACCGTGCAGTTTCTGAGCGTGATGCCGATGCGCGTGATAAGTGGAGACCACGTCATAGAATGGAGGGAAATTCTAGTGGACCAGGTTCTTATCGTGCTGCACCAGGGTTTGGACCAGAAAGAGGACGAGTAGAGGGTTCAAATGTTGGGTTTGCAGTTGGACGTGGGAGGTCTAGTGTAGTTCGCTCTCCATCTTCAGGTCCCATTACTGATGTAGATTTTAACACGGAGCGAAGTGTACCTGGGAAACTAAGCCTTTTACGTGAGGCTTATTGCTATCCAAGGGCAAAACTTCTCGATATATACCGTAGGCGACAACATGATTCATCTTTTGATACCATACCTGACAATTGGGAGGAAGTACTCCCTGTAACACAACTAACTAATGTTGATCCACTAGCTTTCGTGGCTCCTAGCATAGAGGAGGAG GTCCTCATTGCTGATATATGGAATGGGAAAGTTATCAATAGCGGAGCATCGTATAATTCTTTTAGAAAGGCTTTCTCAAGTGATAATTCTGGTG ATGTAGGAGACTTGGATGATACCACTGGTAAAGAGGTGCTGGTCGATTTCTCTGAAAGATACCGAGATGATGACATAAATCAGCCCGACAATGCTAAATTTAATCTGAACG AGGGAGATGTTCACCATAATAGGGGGCAAAAGACCCCCGTGACTGTCGAGGGGATGGTTTTTGATAAAATTACATCGAAAACATCAAACAATGACTGCAGTCATGTCCAAGAGTTTAGTGATACTTATCAATTTGCttctcatatcaaaaattcagaTTTAGCTTTTGCCCCTCTTTTTGAGGGAATTGAATCTAGTGCTTCACATGGTAGTGGAACTACATTTCCTGTTGATCTAAGCTTGGCACATGTGAAATCCTCGGAGCAGTACTGGATTGGCAACAAGCAGGCACCAGAAGAAAGACCAGAAGCATGTAATAAGGAATATCAGCTGGAAAGGATAACCCCGCCCGAGGAGTTAAGCTTGTACTATTGTGATCCTCAGGGAGAAATTCAGGGGCCTTTTCTTGGGGTAGATATAATTTCATGGTTTGAGCAAGGGTTCTTTGGTGCAGACTTGCCTGTCCGCTTGGAAGATGCTTCTGAAGAAACACCCTTTCGACAACTGGGTGAGGTCATGCCATACCTACAAGGCATGACCGAGTATGCCGGTAACACTGAAAGAAGTTCTAAAATGGAAACCTCTGGGGCTTTTGACGGGATGTTGGATGCCAAGTTATCAGCTTCTATTCCTGTTTCTGAAATGATACATTCTATGGATGATCCAAGATGGCAATTGTCTGAGTTTGATGCTCTTTCAGCGAATAATGTGCAGTCAAGAATGTCTGAGCATAAAAGTTTATCGACAATTCCTTATTCTGAGGGTCAAACCTTTCAAGAATATGTTGCTCAAGATGAAG AAATAGTTTTGCCCGGACGACCTGGAAGTAGTGGAAATCCTGGGAAGACTTCTAGGGACACAGGTGATTTCTCAGTGAGTATGTTTGGTGAACCTTCTGCAAAGGAGTTGATAGACTCTCACATGCAGAACTCGAAAAGTAACCAGTTGCATCCTTTTGGGTTATTATGGTCTGAACTCGAAGGAACGTATTCGAGAAATGATATTACTTCAAATGTGCCTTTCAACGGGGGGATTCAAGATCAGCACATGAACTCTATCGGTGTAAAGTATGCCACATTTGCTTCAACAGATTCTATTCGTGGAGCTGATACATGGTCTGATGTTTATAGAAGCAATATGCCATCTGAAGCAAACATGTATCATGATGCCATGAATAATATCCAGTTGTCACGTTTTGATCAAGAATCAAAGTGCTTTGATTTAGCAGATAAGCTTTTACCTCAACAATTTCAGCCGAATCATCTACAACAACATAATTTGTTATCTCATGGACACTTGAATGATTCGATCCTGGAGCGAGTTTCACATAGGAACATGATGCACCAGCAGCAGTTGGCAAGTCAAACAGGACAAGAACTGGAACACCTTTTGGCACTGCAGCTCCAGCAACGACAACTTCAGCTTCAACAACATCACCAgctgcagcagcaacaacagcagcaaatTTTGCTGAAGGAGCAACAGCAGACACAAGCTCGACATCAGCTCCTTGAACAGTTGTTGCAGAATCAAATGGGTGAACCCATTCGTGGGCAGTCACGCCTTGATGCTTTAAGGTCTATCAATGCTGTCGACCAAGTTTTGTTAAATCAACACATGGTAAATGAATTACAACGTCCGCATCACCTTCCTAGTAATATGGATCCATCCATCGAACATCTTATTCAAGCTAAATTCGCTCAAACGATGCATCATGGGCATCAACAAAGTGATCTGATGGAGCTTCTATCACGTTCAAAACATGGTCAGATGCAGCCTTTGGAACATCAAATCCTTCAAGAGCAGCTGAATGGGTGGCAATTGCCAATGGGTTTGAGGCAGCGTGTGGAAATCGAGGATAGACAGCGTGTATCTGCCTGGCCTGTTGATGAGCCTATCCAGTTTCTCGGTAATTCTGCCGGTGGTGTTCACCGTTCCGGCAGTGCAGGAATTGGCCAAATAGAATTTTACCAACAGCAACGAAGACCATCTCCTGAGGAGCATATGAGCCACCTCGAAAGGAACCTTTCGTTACAAGATCAAATCCAGCGAGGTCTTTATAATCCAGGTTTGATGCAATTTGAGAGGTCAATGTCTTTGCCTGGTGGTGGACCTGGAATGAGCCTGGATATGATAAATTCATTGGCTCGTGTTCAAGGTTTAGATATGCAGGAACCTGGTGCACGAATGCAGCTTGATGGTCAAGTTCCTGGGTTCTCTGGTGTCTACTCCCAACAATCTAACCATCCTTCAGTTGCAAACATGTTTCGCCCCTCTCACTTGGATGCAGTTGATGGACAGTGGTCGGAGAACAATGGTCAACTACCTAATGACTGGATGGAATCTAGGATTCAGCAATTACAGATTAATATGAGGCATAAAAGGCAATCCGAAGCTGGAAGGGCTGCAGAAGATCCAAGTTTATGGATGTCGGCCGGAAGCAGCGATGATACATCAAAGAGGTTGCTTATGGAACTGCTTCAGCAGAAACCAGGTGACCAGCCTACTGAGCCACTGGAGGTGGCCGGGGTATCCCATGATAAAAGGCTACCAACATCTAGTCATTACACAGGGACAAATCCCTCCAATCGTTCATTTAATCTTCTGTCTGATCAAGAACCAGATATGAATCAGTCATTTGCCTTGGGTTCTTATGGTTCTAATTTAGGGGGGCCACTGCATAATAAAGTAATAGAAGAGCAGGCTACTGGTCTTGAAAGTAGTGAAAGGATCTTGCATAGATCTAATTCTGGAGCATTACATGATAGATCTCCATACTTTTCTGGTACGGATGAGAACTCTCAGGCAATCTACCCAAATGCCAACAGGACTGGAAATTCATCTACTGATTTCTTAGATTTGGAGCGAAAAATGCATGGTTCCAAAAGTGAAGGTGGTACAATGAAAGTATCTATATATGATTCCAGTGATGAAATTGTTCAGCATGCAGGGGTAGCTGCTATTATTTGCGGTAATATGTCAAATAATGTCATGAGTAGGCATACTTCACAAACTG GTGTGGTTACTGGCATATATGATAACAAAATCCAGAAAAGTAGCTCTGTTGGAGAAGATGGTGCTAAAGATAG GATGGCAGCTGTAGCCTCTAAAAGACAGGAAAATGTATTGTCGAAACGACCACCGCCTTCGAGGGCTTCATCATCTCAAGAGGGTTTATCTGACATGACTTCTGATTCTATTACTAGAGGAAAAAATATGTTTAGTACTATGCTGCCATCTGAAG GAGGAAGACGGGCATGGGAAATTACTTCTAACCAGCCTGTTGAGATCCTGTCCTCCAAAACAGATGTGCGGTTCAGGAGAACCTCATCCTGTGGGGATGCAGATGTATCAGAGACGACATCATTCAGTGACATGCTTAAAAGCAGTGCCAAAAAGCCACCACAACCAGAGAGTCAcgctgctgctgctgctgctgctgcagAATCATCTGAAGGGGGGCGTAGTGGCAAGAAGAAAGGGAAGAAAGGGAGGCAAATTGATCCTGCTCTTCTTGGTTTCAAGGTTACAAGCAACCGTATAATGATGGGAGAAATACAACATGCAGATGATTTGTGA